One region of Sebaldella sp. S0638 genomic DNA includes:
- a CDS encoding HugZ family heme oxygenase, producing MKNSIINHMNEDHMDALMVLVRHHNGKENVNNAKMLDVDNKGMKILVNEAEEVFVPFTKDTELAEVRIELISMLKTARAALGEEKKTVNEAVKFISEFGSVVLGTVNAENNPNVTYAPYLRHEDKNYIYISKIGAHYDNLRSNGKLELLFLEDEAKAKAITARQRVRFNARAVFLERDEKFGEIMDAFEEKAGSTMKVMRDMTDFHLVELVLLEGSFVKGFGQAYTISENGEMEQLTSDKLGRGHENMK from the coding sequence ATGAAAAATTCAATAATAAATCATATGAATGAAGATCATATGGATGCTCTTATGGTTCTGGTAAGACACCATAACGGAAAAGAAAATGTAAATAATGCAAAAATGCTTGATGTAGATAATAAAGGAATGAAAATTCTGGTTAATGAAGCTGAGGAGGTTTTTGTACCTTTTACTAAAGATACAGAACTTGCCGAAGTGAGAATTGAATTAATAAGTATGTTAAAAACAGCCAGAGCGGCTTTGGGGGAAGAAAAAAAAACAGTAAATGAGGCAGTAAAATTTATTTCTGAGTTTGGTTCTGTAGTATTAGGGACTGTAAATGCGGAAAATAATCCGAATGTAACATATGCTCCTTACTTAAGACATGAAGATAAGAATTATATTTATATCAGTAAAATAGGTGCACACTATGATAATTTGAGAAGTAACGGAAAACTTGAACTTTTATTTTTGGAAGATGAGGCAAAAGCCAAAGCCATTACTGCAAGACAACGTGTGAGATTCAATGCCCGTGCTGTTTTCCTTGAAAGAGATGAAAAATTCGGGGAAATAATGGATGCTTTTGAAGAAAAAGCAGGAAGTACAATGAAGGTAATGAGAGATATGACTGATTTTCATCTTGTGGAACTGGTACTTCTTGAAGGAAGCTTTGTAAAAGGATTCGGACAGGCATATACAATATCTGAAAACGGTGAAATGGAACAGCTTACTTCGGATAAACTTGGCAGAGGACATGAAAATATGAAATAA
- a CDS encoding biopolymer transporter ExbD produces MRNMRHRRRTRGPEISMLNLIDIIFTMLIFFMVATTFNTYSHLGINVPESEMKKTDTKEQKVEILLNKNKEYFLKVDNVMKKIDVNNLESEVSFLKNIKEKNITLTADKELEYGMVIELMGKLKNAGIKDINLNIQSTGV; encoded by the coding sequence ATGAGAAATATGAGACACAGAAGAAGAACTAGAGGACCGGAGATATCCATGCTGAATTTGATAGATATTATTTTCACAATGCTTATATTCTTCATGGTAGCTACTACATTTAATACTTACAGTCATCTGGGAATCAATGTACCTGAATCAGAGATGAAAAAAACAGACACAAAAGAGCAGAAAGTAGAAATTTTACTGAATAAAAATAAAGAATATTTTTTGAAAGTCGACAATGTCATGAAAAAAATAGATGTAAACAATCTTGAATCTGAAGTGTCGTTTTTGAAAAACATAAAAGAAAAAAATATAACCCTTACAGCAGATAAAGAACTGGAATACGGAATGGTAATAGAACTTATGGGAAAATTGAAAAATGCGGGGATAAAGGATATTAATCTTAATATACAATCTACAGGTGTATAA
- a CDS encoding ATP-binding cassette domain-containing protein, whose translation MKHNIRVDKLSFSYNNNSILNDINIDIKKGEFTGILGPNGCGKSTLLKNILRYLQPENGIIEIKDKNIKEYKQKELAKTLGFVPQKSSLSMPLTVEDVIYMGRVAHMKNSWAGFEEKDNKIVNDVIRILKLEKFRNRSAFSLSGGEFQRVLLARALVQEPEILLLDEPTSALDINYALEIMRLTSHFVKEGKLTGVMVLHDLNLAAMYCDNIIFLKDGKVRYTGTPTELFTSEVLEEIYGFKCEIVNNGDYPYVLPHKL comes from the coding sequence GTGAAACACAATATAAGAGTGGATAAGCTGTCATTCAGCTATAATAATAACAGCATTCTGAATGACATAAACATTGATATAAAAAAAGGAGAGTTTACCGGAATTCTCGGCCCTAACGGCTGCGGAAAGTCGACGCTTCTTAAGAATATACTGAGATATTTACAGCCGGAAAACGGCATTATAGAAATTAAAGATAAAAATATAAAAGAATACAAGCAGAAAGAACTGGCAAAAACACTGGGGTTTGTACCGCAGAAATCGTCTCTTTCCATGCCGCTTACAGTGGAAGATGTTATTTATATGGGCAGAGTAGCACATATGAAAAACAGCTGGGCAGGCTTTGAGGAAAAGGATAATAAAATAGTAAACGACGTAATAAGAATACTTAAACTGGAAAAATTCAGAAACAGGTCTGCATTTTCATTGTCAGGAGGAGAATTCCAAAGAGTTCTTCTGGCAAGAGCATTGGTTCAGGAGCCGGAAATTCTGCTTCTGGATGAGCCTACATCAGCTCTTGACATTAATTATGCCCTTGAGATAATGAGACTTACCTCCCATTTTGTAAAAGAGGGAAAGCTCACTGGTGTAATGGTACTTCATGATCTTAATCTTGCGGCAATGTACTGTGATAATATTATATTTTTAAAAGACGGCAAAGTAAGATATACAGGAACTCCAACAGAACTTTTTACATCAGAGGTATTGGAGGAAATATACGGTTTCAAATGTGAAATAGTAAATAACGGGGATTATCCTTATGTATTACCGCATAAGTTATAA
- a CDS encoding ABC transporter substrate-binding protein, whose amino-acid sequence MYKKRVIMFLIVVLGTLGLISCGKESGTKEEAAKETTVYKKIVVLDPAVVEMLYLLGAEDKIVAVAHSQTTGIWPEDKTKDLPDVGTLAKPSLEKIISFSPDLVVLSIHSTGLAKDLEPHGIKTASFPANSFDDIFNNFLEVAKLIGKEEEAQKIIAEKKGKLEEIKKSEPLNKKGAFIYSSSPMMAFGDKSLPGEVLKLYGVENLTDKVSGERPILTPEYIIDENPDFLLIGLGVNSEDEILVANPQLKDINAVKNKNIIKVNSQALLRGSPRIVDETMNLYEEIKNLK is encoded by the coding sequence ATGTACAAAAAGAGAGTAATAATGTTTCTTATTGTAGTTTTGGGAACACTGGGACTAATTTCCTGCGGAAAAGAATCAGGAACAAAAGAAGAAGCTGCAAAAGAAACTACAGTATATAAAAAAATAGTTGTGCTGGATCCGGCAGTAGTAGAAATGCTGTACCTTTTAGGGGCAGAAGATAAGATAGTGGCAGTGGCACATTCACAGACTACTGGAATATGGCCTGAGGATAAGACAAAGGATCTTCCTGATGTGGGAACTTTGGCAAAGCCGTCATTGGAGAAAATAATATCTTTCTCACCTGATTTAGTGGTGTTGAGTATACATTCCACAGGACTGGCTAAAGATCTAGAGCCGCACGGGATAAAAACCGCATCATTCCCGGCAAACAGCTTTGATGATATATTTAATAATTTTCTTGAAGTGGCAAAATTAATCGGCAAAGAAGAAGAAGCACAGAAAATAATTGCAGAAAAAAAGGGGAAACTAGAAGAAATAAAAAAATCAGAACCTCTTAATAAAAAAGGAGCTTTTATTTACTCGTCGTCGCCTATGATGGCTTTTGGTGATAAATCACTGCCCGGAGAAGTTTTGAAACTTTATGGTGTGGAAAATCTAACGGATAAAGTAAGCGGAGAAAGACCAATACTTACTCCGGAATATATTATAGATGAAAATCCTGATTTTCTTCTTATAGGACTGGGAGTGAACAGTGAAGATGAAATACTGGTTGCCAATCCTCAGTTAAAAGATATAAATGCAGTAAAGAATAAAAACATAATAAAAGTAAACTCACAGGCTCTGCTTAGAGGTTCGCCCAGAATAGTGGATGAAACTATGAACCTGTATGAAGAAATCAAAAATTTAAAGTAG
- a CDS encoding iron ABC transporter permease, giving the protein MHSSTRKIYVILIVLLFMISIFSLSTGSVLIPKTGIVKYFLGMGGDLSESMKTILVNVRLPRILMAVLIGMLLSSSGTVVQTVFQNPLADPYIIGIAASATFGAVLAFVFNLPDIMYGVLAFVTSVVVSLIIFKLSKSGNKSDITTLLIIGIAISSFLGAFTSFAMYLIGENSFKIVTWMMGYLGSASWSKIVILLFPLMVSVFYFFAKRHELDLLLSGDEEAHALGVNVEKLKKRMLIVSSLIVGFSVAFTGMIGFVGLIVPHTMRLLTKSSSNTKLIPLASLGGGVFLLFCDTIGRTIIAPVEVPIGVVTSFFGAPFFLYLAMRSKKGG; this is encoded by the coding sequence ATGCATTCTAGTACTAGAAAGATTTATGTTATCTTGATAGTTCTGTTGTTTATGATTTCTATATTTTCTCTTTCCACAGGAAGTGTTCTGATTCCAAAAACAGGAATCGTGAAATACTTTCTGGGAATGGGGGGAGACTTAAGTGAATCAATGAAGACAATACTGGTAAATGTAAGGCTTCCAAGGATTTTGATGGCTGTACTTATAGGAATGCTGTTATCCAGTTCGGGAACAGTAGTACAGACAGTTTTTCAAAATCCTCTTGCGGATCCTTATATAATAGGTATAGCAGCTAGTGCCACTTTCGGGGCGGTACTAGCCTTTGTCTTTAATTTGCCTGATATTATGTATGGTGTTTTGGCTTTTGTAACATCTGTGGTAGTTTCTCTTATCATTTTCAAATTATCAAAATCCGGAAATAAGTCTGATATTACGACACTTCTGATAATCGGAATTGCAATATCGTCTTTTCTGGGAGCCTTTACATCTTTTGCAATGTACCTTATAGGAGAGAATTCATTTAAGATAGTAACATGGATGATGGGATATCTGGGATCGGCTTCATGGTCGAAAATAGTAATTCTGCTGTTTCCTCTGATGGTATCCGTATTTTATTTCTTTGCCAAAAGACATGAGCTGGATCTGCTTCTCAGCGGAGATGAAGAAGCGCATGCCTTGGGAGTAAATGTGGAAAAACTGAAAAAAAGAATGCTGATAGTTTCTTCGTTAATTGTGGGATTTTCTGTAGCATTTACAGGAATGATAGGTTTCGTGGGGTTAATAGTTCCGCATACGATGAGACTTTTAACTAAGAGCAGCAGCAATACAAAGCTGATACCCCTTGCTTCCCTGGGAGGCGGAGTTTTTCTGCTTTTTTGTGATACTATTGGAAGAACCATAATTGCACCTGTGGAAGTACCAATCGGAGTCGTTACGTCGTTTTTCGGCGCACCGTTCTTTTTATATCTTGCTATGAGAAGTAAAAAGGGAGGATAA
- a CDS encoding TonB-dependent receptor: protein MFKKIAILSLLAIALLANANEDVVVTGEIRLDENITTTTGFESTVKEQVKNVTVISKDDIEKKGYKNLQEVLSDAPGVTFVDAGGGASIDIRGQGDKAVSKVKVLVDGVMMNLLDTSHGVTPINTIAVSNIERIEIIPGGGAVLYGNGTVGGVVNIITKKPTETGGKIGAEYGSHYDKNANAYLGFKVNDQLYLNFDYSGRDSHGYRDKEEFRNDYWAAGIRYDITDRQTLTFKGSRFTEDGTSVGSLTQAQMDQDRQQSGSSLTDYDETRTEFVLDYGINVLDNLRIDATAYWQEDETKTKQNAKMGSISYTSNGLFDDEKFGINLKGKYNYSRGELIVGYNYLDNDMKRQSHSILASGATMSKTDVDLGKVTNSVYILEKHNILDNLQIIAGFREEWAKYSIDRSDGTYSLNKDDNDSNSAWELALNYLYRGTGNVYARYEHGFLSPTPTQLTNKNPLTGYYLNDLKSETYDTYEIGMKDVVFGSYVSLTGFYTKTKDEISQVFTSGHGVGWEFYNLDETERYGIEAFAEQYFGPVTINESIAYIDAEITSGSKKGQNIPYVSDMKATIGVKYEIIKNLNAGLNFNYYGKAEDAAGKRIDAYSTTDFVVSYDFENGIGIIAGVNNLFNEKYNTYQSTSTSTGVTEYKPADEINYYVGVRYAF from the coding sequence ATGTTTAAGAAAATTGCAATTTTAAGTTTATTGGCTATTGCTTTACTTGCAAATGCTAACGAAGATGTTGTCGTTACAGGTGAAATCAGGCTGGACGAAAATATAACAACAACTACAGGTTTTGAAAGTACAGTAAAGGAACAGGTAAAAAATGTTACTGTAATTTCAAAAGATGATATAGAGAAGAAAGGGTATAAGAACCTTCAGGAAGTTCTTAGCGACGCACCGGGTGTTACATTCGTAGATGCCGGCGGGGGAGCAAGTATAGACATAAGAGGTCAGGGAGATAAAGCCGTATCAAAAGTAAAGGTACTTGTGGACGGGGTAATGATGAATCTTCTTGATACTTCTCACGGAGTTACTCCTATTAATACAATAGCAGTATCTAACATTGAAAGAATAGAAATAATTCCCGGAGGAGGAGCTGTACTTTACGGAAACGGAACTGTAGGGGGAGTAGTAAATATCATTACTAAAAAACCTACTGAAACAGGCGGGAAAATAGGTGCGGAATATGGTTCTCACTATGATAAGAATGCTAATGCTTATCTGGGATTCAAAGTAAATGACCAGTTATACCTGAACTTTGACTACAGCGGAAGAGATTCACACGGATACAGAGACAAGGAAGAATTCAGAAATGACTACTGGGCAGCAGGAATCAGATATGACATTACTGACAGACAGACATTAACATTCAAAGGAAGCAGATTTACAGAAGACGGAACATCAGTAGGGTCTCTTACGCAGGCTCAGATGGATCAGGACAGACAGCAGTCAGGTTCATCACTTACAGATTATGATGAAACAAGAACAGAATTCGTACTTGATTATGGAATAAATGTACTTGATAATCTTAGAATCGATGCTACTGCATACTGGCAGGAAGATGAAACTAAGACAAAACAGAATGCTAAAATGGGATCAATATCTTATACTTCAAACGGATTATTTGATGACGAGAAATTCGGTATAAACCTAAAAGGTAAATATAATTACTCAAGAGGGGAATTAATCGTAGGATATAACTACTTAGACAATGATATGAAAAGACAAAGCCACTCGATACTTGCATCAGGTGCAACAATGAGTAAAACAGACGTAGATCTTGGAAAAGTGACAAACAGTGTGTACATCTTAGAAAAGCATAATATTCTGGATAACTTACAGATCATCGCAGGATTCAGAGAAGAATGGGCTAAATACAGCATAGACAGATCAGACGGTACTTATTCGCTTAACAAAGATGATAATGACAGTAACAGTGCATGGGAATTAGCTTTGAATTATCTGTACAGAGGTACAGGAAACGTATATGCAAGATATGAGCATGGATTCCTGTCACCTACGCCGACACAGCTTACAAACAAAAATCCTTTAACAGGATATTACTTAAATGATCTGAAATCTGAAACTTATGATACATATGAAATAGGTATGAAAGATGTGGTATTTGGTTCATATGTTTCATTAACAGGATTCTATACAAAAACAAAAGATGAAATTTCGCAGGTATTCACAAGCGGACATGGTGTAGGATGGGAATTCTATAACCTTGACGAAACAGAAAGATACGGAATCGAAGCATTTGCAGAGCAGTACTTCGGGCCTGTTACGATAAATGAATCAATAGCTTATATAGATGCTGAAATAACTTCTGGAAGCAAAAAAGGACAAAATATTCCTTATGTTTCAGATATGAAAGCTACTATAGGAGTAAAATATGAAATTATCAAAAATCTAAATGCCGGATTAAACTTTAACTACTACGGAAAAGCAGAAGATGCTGCAGGAAAAAGAATAGATGCGTACAGCACTACAGATTTCGTAGTAAGTTATGACTTTGAAAACGGAATCGGAATTATAGCCGGAGTAAACAATCTTTTCAATGAAAAGTATAATACATACCAAAGTACTAGTACAAGCACAGGTGTAACTGAGTACAAACCGGCAGACGAGATCAATTATTATGTAGGAGTGAGATATGCATTCTAG